A stretch of DNA from Pseudonocardia hierapolitana:
CGTCCTGTTCGCCAACGCGGGTGGCGCCTGGCTCGCGCCCCTCGAGAAGGCGACCGACGAGGACTACGAGCAGACCTTCGGAACCAACGTCCGAGGCACCTGGCTCTCGGTCAAGAAGGCCGTGCCACTGCTCAACGAGGGGGCGTCGGTCATCTTCAACGCTTCCATCCGCGCCGCCGACGGGTGGGAGAACTTCGGCCTGTACTCGGCCTCGAAGGCCGCGGTCCGGTCACTCGCTCGAACCTGGGCGAACGAGCTGAAGGGCCGCGGGATCCGGGTGAACTCGATCTCGCCCGGCGCGATCGACACTCCAGCGCCCGACCGGGTCGTCGGCGCGGAGGCGGCGGACGCCTTCCGGGTGCAGCTCGCAGCGGGGGTTCCGATCGGACGGCTCGGGCGCCCCGAGGAGGTGGCGGCCGCGGTGGCCTTCCTCGCCTCTGCCGACAGCAGCTTCGTCTACGGCGCGAACCTGGACATCGACGGCGGCGAGCACCAGTTCTGAGTGAAAGCTGAGTGCAAGCCGGGTTGACGCCGCCACCTACGTCAACGGCGCCGAGTGGTTCATCGACGGTGGATATGCACAGGTCTGAACCGTCGACCCCTCACAGTTCGCTCAGGAGCCGAGGTTGCGGAGGATCACCCGCGCGAACTCGGGGAGCACGACCTCGGTCTCGTACCGGTTGCGCCGTTCGACCTCGGGGACCCCGCCGTCGCGTCGGAAGACCTCCGTCCGTCCGTCGTGGACGTAACGGATGACCGCCTCCCTGTCGATCGGGTTGGGAATGCCGATCGAGCCGCGCCGCACGGAGAACTCGACTCGGGACGTCGTGCACGTCAGTTCCTGGGCGGAGCTCCGGCTCAGGCAGCTGGTGCCGTCGAGGACGGTCGGACGCTCGTCGCCGGACGGATCACGGCGGTTCTGGGCCACCATCTCCGGCGTACCGGCGATTCTGATCTCGACCGTGAGCGCGTACTCGTTGTAGCCGCCCGCAGGGTCGAAGTCCTTGTCGGGCAGTTCCACGCCGATGTCGCAGGACGCCTCGGGGACCTGGACCGTGGATGCTCGGCCGACACCGAAGACCGTCATCTCACCGGCACGGGGTTTCCGTGCG
This window harbors:
- a CDS encoding SDR family NAD(P)-dependent oxidoreductase, with protein sequence MGMLDGKTAVVTGASSGIGLAAAQRLAAEGAHVFLTGRRASELDAAVASIGSAATAVAGDVAEPADLDRLYDAVRARGRGLDVLFANAGGAWLAPLEKATDEDYEQTFGTNVRGTWLSVKKAVPLLNEGASVIFNASIRAADGWENFGLYSASKAAVRSLARTWANELKGRGIRVNSISPGAIDTPAPDRVVGAEAADAFRVQLAAGVPIGRLGRPEEVAAAVAFLASADSSFVYGANLDIDGGEHQF